A genomic segment from Helicobacter sp. NHP19-012 encodes:
- a CDS encoding NAD+ synthase — MRTKPQVAPLAGLAPTTLDTLVCFLQTQATQRGFRRVVYGLSGGVDSAVVALLCQRAFKDNAHALLMPSLSTPQSALTHATELCESFNIAYSLHSIAPHHALFKDSHKDASLIRQGNFCARLRMATLYDHALERNALVVGTSNKSERLLGYGTIFGDLACAINPIGNLYKSQIYALARLLQVPENILNKPPSADFYAGQSDEDELGFSYAEIDPLLFAIEQNPHLDTNALVALGFAPTLVTSVQERMAKNAFKLEMPAICPL, encoded by the coding sequence TTGAGGACTAAACCCCAAGTTGCCCCTTTAGCGGGGCTAGCCCCCACCACCCTAGACACCCTCGTTTGCTTTTTACAAACCCAAGCCACCCAAAGGGGCTTTAGGCGAGTGGTCTATGGTCTAAGTGGAGGGGTGGATAGCGCGGTGGTGGCTCTGCTGTGCCAAAGGGCGTTTAAAGACAACGCCCACGCCTTGTTAATGCCCTCCCTTAGCACCCCCCAAAGCGCGCTAACACACGCCACAGAGCTTTGCGAAAGCTTTAACATTGCCTACAGCCTACACTCCATCGCCCCCCACCACGCCCTTTTTAAGGACAGCCACAAAGATGCAAGCCTCATTAGGCAGGGCAATTTTTGCGCTAGGTTACGCATGGCAACCCTTTACGATCACGCTCTAGAGCGCAACGCCCTAGTTGTCGGCACGAGCAATAAGAGCGAGCGGTTACTTGGCTATGGGACGATTTTTGGGGATTTAGCTTGCGCCATTAACCCCATAGGTAACCTATACAAAAGCCAAATTTACGCTTTAGCACGGCTTTTACAAGTGCCCGAAAATATTCTAAACAAGCCCCCGAGTGCGGACTTTTACGCCGGGCAAAGCGATGAGGATGAGCTAGGTTTTAGCTACGCCGAAATTGACCCCTTACTTTTTGCCATAGAGCAAAACCCCCATTTAGACACAAACGCCCTTGTGGCCCTAGGCTTTGCGCCCACCCTAGTTACCAGCGTGCAAGAGCGCATGGCAAAAAACGCCTTCAAGTTAGAAATGCCCGCCATTTGCCCTCTATGA
- a CDS encoding HD domain-containing protein: MTPPLLSKALLERLFVAASIRRWNDQACPIEFSELDKQAHKAMVVVLLAKHHVGVDWDKLLSYFCFEFLSRVVLTDIKPPIHYKLLEKHRIDLAAYVWGVLEPEVRGYGLFLALQDYFCNPPKDLESQLLKAAHDYVSAWEFGFIYRFYPKGYGVQDIQDSLEKSLAKHAPILEKVAHLELLASMFGQLRFQKRWSQTPRVPPTSVLGHALFVAFCAFLLSFDLKACRQMRLNHFLGGLLHDLPEVLTRDIISPIKHGVKGLESHLKDLEAEVMQEHIWRYLDADLAQDLRYFTEKEFDDRYIDPTTKEVKSLESNTALWECFNEDRFNGVSGRLLKFCDQLSAFLEAKISIAHGIKSDVLVHGAKKIQQKCQSTFLQGVHLGALFGEFA; the protein is encoded by the coding sequence ATGACCCCTCCCCTCTTAAGCAAGGCTCTCTTAGAGCGGCTCTTTGTGGCCGCCTCTATCCGCCGCTGGAACGACCAAGCTTGCCCCATTGAGTTTAGCGAGTTAGACAAACAAGCCCACAAGGCGATGGTAGTTGTCCTGTTGGCTAAGCACCATGTGGGCGTGGATTGGGACAAGCTGCTCTCCTACTTTTGCTTTGAGTTTTTAAGCCGTGTGGTGCTGACTGACATTAAGCCCCCCATTCACTACAAGCTCTTAGAAAAGCATCGCATAGACCTAGCTGCCTATGTGTGGGGCGTGCTTGAGCCTGAAGTGAGGGGTTATGGTTTATTCTTAGCTTTGCAAGATTACTTTTGTAACCCCCCTAAAGATTTAGAGAGCCAATTACTCAAAGCCGCCCACGACTATGTGTCGGCGTGGGAGTTTGGTTTTATCTACCGCTTTTACCCTAAGGGCTATGGGGTGCAAGACATTCAAGACAGCCTAGAAAAATCCCTAGCAAAGCACGCCCCCATTTTAGAAAAAGTGGCGCATTTGGAGCTCTTAGCCTCCATGTTCGGGCAGCTGCGTTTTCAAAAGCGCTGGAGTCAAACCCCCCGCGTGCCGCCCACAAGCGTGCTAGGGCATGCGCTCTTTGTCGCCTTTTGTGCTTTCTTGCTGAGCTTTGATTTAAAAGCCTGCCGCCAAATGCGTTTAAACCACTTTTTGGGCGGACTGTTGCACGACTTGCCCGAAGTGCTGACCAGAGACATCATCTCGCCCATAAAACACGGCGTGAAGGGGCTAGAGAGCCATTTAAAAGACCTAGAGGCGGAGGTGATGCAAGAGCACATTTGGCGCTACCTGGATGCAGATTTGGCGCAAGATTTGCGCTATTTCACAGAAAAGGAATTTGACGACCGCTACATAGACCCCACCACTAAAGAAGTGAAGAGTTTAGAGAGCAACACCGCTCTTTGGGAGTGCTTTAACGAAGATAGGTTTAATGGGGTGAGTGGGCGGTTGTTAAAGTTTTGCGATCAATTGAGTGCCTTTTTAGAAGCTAAAATCTCCATTGCGCATGGCATTAAAAGCGATGTGTTGGTGCATGGGGCGAAGAAAATCCAACAAAAATGCCAAAGCACTTTTTTGCAAGGGGTGCATTTGGGGGCGTTGTTCGGGGAGTTTGCCTGA
- a CDS encoding TerD family protein, with protein MSVSLVKGGRVSLNKEKPGLSKIVVGLGWDVNSTDTGADFDLDASVFLTAGNGKVSDDANFIFYNNLKSKDGAVVHMGDNRTGAGEGDDEQIKVDLAHVDSGVQEIHIVVTIHEAETRKQNFGMVRHAFVRIVDESDNQEILRYDLEEDFSVETALMFGRLYRDGADWKFAAVGTGFKEGLAGFCKQFGVNI; from the coding sequence ATGTCTGTCAGTTTAGTCAAAGGGGGGCGGGTGTCTTTGAATAAGGAAAAACCCGGGCTGTCTAAAATCGTTGTAGGCTTGGGTTGGGATGTCAATAGCACGGATACGGGCGCGGATTTTGACCTAGACGCTTCGGTGTTTTTGACGGCGGGCAATGGTAAGGTGAGCGATGATGCGAATTTCATCTTTTACAACAATCTTAAAAGCAAGGACGGGGCGGTGGTGCATATGGGCGACAACCGCACGGGGGCAGGCGAGGGTGACGACGAGCAAATCAAGGTGGATTTAGCCCATGTAGATAGTGGGGTGCAAGAAATCCACATTGTGGTTACCATCCACGAAGCCGAAACCCGCAAGCAAAACTTCGGCATGGTGCGCCACGCCTTCGTGAGGATCGTCGATGAGAGCGACAACCAAGAAATTTTGCGCTACGACTTAGAGGAGGATTTTTCGGTAGAAACCGCTTTGATGTTTGGCAGGTTGTATCGGGATGGAGCGGATTGGAAGTTTGCCGCCGTGGGCACCGGCTTTAAAGAGGGCTTGGCGGGCTTTTGTAAGCAATTTGGCGTGAATATTTAG
- a CDS encoding tetraacyldisaccharide 4'-kinase produces the protein MTWLERYFYAPTLCQKALAYALSPLSLVYQTIATMKRQVAPFEDLGIRIVSVGNLVAGGSGKTPFILALAQVLAPLYQVVVVSRGYGRTSRGLVVVSEGGKVLVEQNMAGDEAFLLASKLSTCGVVVSEKRKMGVLKAKEMGVQVVLLDDGFRFNFKKLSILLKPALKPYFDFCLPSGIYRESPKCYALADLVVQEGVDYTRHTQVLNPTERMLLVTAIANPTRLDPFLPPLVGKLYFKDHATFNFKRLERAYKEHNATSLLVTAKDAVKLTNCPLPLSLLDLRLEIAPQILKQILDYLAH, from the coding sequence ATGACTTGGCTTGAGCGTTATTTTTACGCCCCCACACTCTGCCAAAAAGCCCTAGCCTACGCCCTAAGCCCCCTATCTTTAGTGTATCAAACAATAGCCACAATGAAACGCCAAGTTGCGCCCTTTGAGGATTTAGGCATTCGAATTGTCAGCGTGGGGAATTTAGTGGCCGGGGGCAGTGGCAAAACCCCTTTTATTTTGGCTTTGGCACAAGTATTAGCCCCGCTGTATCAAGTGGTGGTGGTGAGCCGGGGTTATGGGCGCACTTCTAGGGGGCTTGTGGTGGTGAGTGAGGGAGGCAAGGTGTTAGTTGAGCAAAACATGGCGGGTGATGAGGCGTTTTTATTGGCAAGTAAGTTAAGCACCTGTGGCGTGGTGGTGAGCGAAAAGCGCAAAATGGGGGTGTTGAAGGCTAAAGAGATGGGCGTACAGGTGGTGCTTTTAGACGATGGCTTCCGATTCAATTTTAAGAAGCTGAGCATTTTGCTAAAGCCCGCCTTAAAACCTTATTTTGACTTTTGTTTGCCTAGTGGCATTTATAGAGAGAGCCCCAAATGCTACGCCCTAGCCGACCTGGTGGTGCAAGAGGGCGTGGATTATACAAGGCACACACAAGTTTTAAATCCCACTGAGCGCATGCTCTTAGTAACCGCCATTGCCAACCCCACACGCCTAGACCCCTTTTTGCCCCCCCTTGTAGGCAAGCTCTACTTCAAAGACCACGCCACTTTTAACTTCAAACGCCTCGAGCGCGCTTACAAAGAGCACAACGCCACTTCGTTATTGGTTACGGCTAAGGACGCAGTGAAGCTCACAAACTGCCCCCTACCCCTAAGCCTTTTGGACTTGCGCCTAGAGATCGCGCCCCAAATCCTAAAACAAATCTTAGATTATCTCGCCCATTAG
- a CDS encoding TerD family protein: MAVSLVKGQKISLKKESGEKLSAFCVGANWGAISKKGWFGNTKTEAVDLDLSVGLFADTKFVDCVYYGKQAASGIKHSGDDRTGDVGGDDGLDNEVISIALDSLQPEITQLVFVLSSYTHIKFDAIPFASIRLYEGTPSQVKSIFATYNVANNAAFAGKEAMILGKLYRHNGEWKFSAIGEPTSDSKLEDLLLKSVPKYL; encoded by the coding sequence ATGGCGGTCAGTCTAGTTAAGGGGCAAAAAATTTCGCTTAAAAAAGAGAGTGGAGAGAAATTAAGTGCCTTTTGTGTGGGGGCAAATTGGGGGGCGATCAGCAAAAAAGGGTGGTTTGGCAACACCAAGACGGAAGCCGTGGATTTGGATTTGAGCGTGGGGCTGTTTGCGGACACGAAGTTCGTAGATTGTGTGTATTATGGCAAGCAAGCGGCTAGCGGGATCAAGCACAGCGGGGATGACCGCACAGGCGATGTGGGGGGCGATGACGGGCTAGACAATGAAGTCATTAGCATTGCCCTAGACAGCCTGCAGCCAGAGATCACGCAATTAGTCTTTGTGTTAAGCTCCTACACCCACATTAAATTTGACGCGATCCCTTTTGCAAGTATCCGCTTATATGAGGGCACGCCTAGCCAAGTCAAATCTATTTTTGCGACCTACAATGTCGCCAACAATGCCGCCTTTGCGGGCAAAGAAGCCATGATTTTAGGCAAGCTCTATCGACACAATGGGGAGTGGAAGTTTAGTGCTATTGGCGAGCCCACCTCTGACTCTAAACTCGAAGACTTGCTTTTAAAGTCTGTGCCTAAGTACCTATGA